One Thermogemmatispora onikobensis genomic window, TACGTGGGCATAGGATGCTGTCACCTCCGCGCCAGAACATGGCTCAACACTAGCGAACGAAACGAGGAAAGGAGGTCTTCTTGTGATGACTTCCTTTCCTTCATAAGAAACAGGAGGGAAAGCGTTGCCGCTTTCCTCCTTCTGTGACCAGAGAGCGTCTGCTCAATTACGAGATGCTCTACATTAAATAGTAATCGCCAATCTCTTCGTTGTCAATCGAAAGCCTGGAGTGCTAGCGCTCGCCACGAGCCGGCGGCAGCAGGCCCGCAGAGAGAAGCGGCTGCTGGCCTGGCTAGGAGCTGCCGATGTATTCTTTGACCTTCTCGGCGGCAGCGCGGGTCATGCCCTCGACGGCGGCCAGCTCTTCGATGCTGGCCTGGCGGATGGCCTGTAGCGAGCCGAAGTGCTTGAGCAGGGCCTGCCGGCGCCGGGGGCCGATGCCCGGGATCTCGTCGAGCTGCGATGTAAAGGTGCGCTGGCTGCGCAGCTTGCGATGGTAGGTGATGCCAAAGCGGTGGGCCTCGTCGCGGATGCGTTGCAGCAGGTAGAGACCCTGCGAGGTGCGCGGCAGGCGCAGAGGCTCGGCGGTCCTGGGCAGATGGATCTCTTCGGCGGTCGGCAGGCGGCTGTGCGAGCCTTCTTCTTTGGCCAGGCCGATGACGGGTACTTCGACCTGGAGCTCCTGCAGGACCTGCAGGGCGGCGTTGAGCTGAGCTTTGCCGCCATCGATGACGATCAGGTCCGGCAGGGGCCAGTCGTGGCTGAAGCTGGCGACCTGGCCGTCGGCGTTCTCGACGCCCGCGCGCTCGTCGTCCGCGTTAGAGTTGCGTGCGCTGGCATCAACGGCGTCCCGGGTCGGGACCGGCTCGCGGCGGAAGCGGCGGCGCAGGATCTCTTGATGGCTGGCAGGGTCGTTGGCTCCTTCGACGCTCTTGATGCGGAAGCGCCGGTACTCCGCCGGCTTGGGGCGCCCGGCTTCAAAGACGACCATTGCTCCGACGGCGCTGCTGCCCTGGATGTTCGAGATGTCGTAGCATTCGATGCGGTAGGGCGGCGCCGCCAGGTTGAGGGCGGCCTGCAGCTCTTCGAGGGCCAGCTGCGTCTTCTGGCTGTCGCTGAGCCATTTGATGCGCTGCTGCTCCAGCACCTCCTGGGCGTTCTGCTTGACCAGTTCGATCAGGCTGCGCTTCTCGCCCCGCCGCGGCACGCTCAGGGTGAGGGCCTTGCCGCGCCGGCTTCTGAGCCAGGCCAGCAGCATGTCGCGGTCGTCTGGCTCAACTTCGAGAACAATTTCGGCGGGAATGTGGGGCGCGCTTTCGTAAAATTGCTGCAGGAAGGAACTCATGATTTCGCTCGGGCTGCTGTCGCGGGTGCCCTGCAGGATGAAGTATTCGCGCCCGACGAGCTTGCCGCCGCGGAAAAAGAAGACCTGGACGCAGGTCTCGTCTTCGGTGCCGGCCAGGGCGATGACGTCCTGGTCTTCTTGCCCTTCGG contains:
- the uvrC gene encoding excinuclease ABC subunit UvrC, which translates into the protein MNDKIRSVLNSLPHKPGIYLMKDAQGQIIYVGKAVSLHQRVRSYFQESADLSPKNRSMVARVDDIEYVVVENEIEALVLESNYIKQYRPKYNVLLRDDKNYPYIKVALSEDFPRVYRVRNYQRDGNRYFGPYTSSAAVDATLDLLNKLFPFRTCRYDGSAWAPPRNGQTPAGWKPKYLNRPCTQYYIHRCLAPCVGYASREDYDAIIAQVILFLEGKHEEVLKQLEARMHEAAEALNFEEAARLRDRIRAVEHILEKQRIINTEGQEDQDVIALAGTEDETCVQVFFFRGGKLVGREYFILQGTRDSSPSEIMSSFLQQFYESAPHIPAEIVLEVEPDDRDMLLAWLRSRRGKALTLSVPRRGEKRSLIELVKQNAQEVLEQQRIKWLSDSQKTQLALEELQAALNLAAPPYRIECYDISNIQGSSAVGAMVVFEAGRPKPAEYRRFRIKSVEGANDPASHQEILRRRFRREPVPTRDAVDASARNSNADDERAGVENADGQVASFSHDWPLPDLIVIDGGKAQLNAALQVLQELQVEVPVIGLAKEEGSHSRLPTAEEIHLPRTAEPLRLPRTSQGLYLLQRIRDEAHRFGITYHRKLRSQRTFTSQLDEIPGIGPRRRQALLKHFGSLQAIRQASIEELAAVEGMTRAAAEKVKEYIGSS